In a single window of the Scyliorhinus canicula chromosome 1, sScyCan1.1, whole genome shotgun sequence genome:
- the polr3f gene encoding DNA-directed RNA polymerase III subunit RPC6 isoform X4: MADVKVKQEAVDPMGLESRILDLCQQFPQGITDQVIQNDMPHVEPQKRAMAINRLLSIGQLDLLRGTSGLLYRMKDTQTASKMKGSDNQEKLVYQIIEDAGNKGIWSRDIRYKSNLPLTEINKILKNMESKKLIKAVKSVAASKKKVYMLYNLQPDRSVTGGAWYSDQDFESEFVEVLNQQCFKFLQNKAEVARESKQSPMVQRNSSFASSHEVWKYICELGISKVELSMEDIETILNTLIYDGKVEMTIIAAKEGI, encoded by the exons ATGGCGGACGTGAAAGTGAAGCAAGAAGCTGTAGATCCTATGGGGCTGGAAAGCAG GATTTTAGATCTCTGCCAGCAGTTCCCACAAGGAATCACAGACCAGGTTATTCAGAATGACATGCCACACGTGGAACCGCAGAAGAGGGCGATGGCCATCAACAGACTTCTCTCAATA GGCCAGTTGGATCTGCTGAGGGGTACTTCTGGCCTCCTTTATCGAATGAAGGATACCCAGACTGCAAG CAAAATGAAGGGATCTGACAATCAGGAAAAACTGGTGTATCAAATCATCGAAGATGCTGGAAATAAAG gtATATGGAGCAGAGATATCCGATACAAGAGCAACCTCCCACTAACAGAGATCAACAAAATCCTCAAGAACATGGAGAGCAAAAAACTAATTAAAGCTGTCAAGTCTGTGGCT GCTTCGAAGAAAAAAGTATACATGCTGTATAACCTGCAGCCAGATCGCTCTGTGACGGGTGGAGCTTGGTACAGTGACCAGGACTTTGAGTCCGAGTTTGTAGAAGTGCTGAATCAGCAGTGTTTCAAATTCTTACAAAATAAG GCAGAGGTTGCTCGTGAGAGTAAACAAAGCCCTATGGTTCAAAGGAACAGTTCGTTTGCTTCATCTCATGAAGTCTGGAAATACATCTGTGAATTGGGTATCAGCAAG GTGGAACTCTCTATGGAAGACATTGAAACCATTCTGAACACGTTGATATATgatgggaaggtggagatgacTATCATAGCTGCAAAAGAAG GTATTTGA
- the polr3f gene encoding DNA-directed RNA polymerase III subunit RPC6 isoform X1 — MADVKVKQEAVDPMGLESRILDLCQQFPQGITDQVIQNDMPHVEPQKRAMAINRLLSIGQLDLLRGTSGLLYRMKDTQTASKMKGSDNQEKLVYQIIEDAGNKGIWSRDIRYKSNLPLTEINKILKNMESKKLIKAVKSVAASKKKVYMLYNLQPDRSVTGGAWYSDQDFESEFVEVLNQQCFKFLQNKAEVARESKQSPMVQRNSSFASSHEVWKYICELGISKVELSMEDIETILNTLIYDGKVEMTIIAAKEGTVGSVDGQMKLYRAVNPIIQPTGLMRTPCGMCPVFDDCHEGGDISPATCLYMTEWLEF, encoded by the exons ATGGCGGACGTGAAAGTGAAGCAAGAAGCTGTAGATCCTATGGGGCTGGAAAGCAG GATTTTAGATCTCTGCCAGCAGTTCCCACAAGGAATCACAGACCAGGTTATTCAGAATGACATGCCACACGTGGAACCGCAGAAGAGGGCGATGGCCATCAACAGACTTCTCTCAATA GGCCAGTTGGATCTGCTGAGGGGTACTTCTGGCCTCCTTTATCGAATGAAGGATACCCAGACTGCAAG CAAAATGAAGGGATCTGACAATCAGGAAAAACTGGTGTATCAAATCATCGAAGATGCTGGAAATAAAG gtATATGGAGCAGAGATATCCGATACAAGAGCAACCTCCCACTAACAGAGATCAACAAAATCCTCAAGAACATGGAGAGCAAAAAACTAATTAAAGCTGTCAAGTCTGTGGCT GCTTCGAAGAAAAAAGTATACATGCTGTATAACCTGCAGCCAGATCGCTCTGTGACGGGTGGAGCTTGGTACAGTGACCAGGACTTTGAGTCCGAGTTTGTAGAAGTGCTGAATCAGCAGTGTTTCAAATTCTTACAAAATAAG GCAGAGGTTGCTCGTGAGAGTAAACAAAGCCCTATGGTTCAAAGGAACAGTTCGTTTGCTTCATCTCATGAAGTCTGGAAATACATCTGTGAATTGGGTATCAGCAAG GTGGAACTCTCTATGGAAGACATTGAAACCATTCTGAACACGTTGATATATgatgggaaggtggagatgacTATCATAGCTGCAAAAGAAGGTACTGTCGGGAGCGTGGATGGACAAATGAAGCTGTATAGAGCAGTTAATCCCATCATCCAGCCCACCGGCCTGATGCGGACACCTTGTGGCATGTGCCCA GTATTTGATGATTGCCATGAAGGTGGGGACATTTCTCCAGCGACTTGCTTGTACATGACAGAGTGGCTGGAATTTTAG
- the polr3f gene encoding DNA-directed RNA polymerase III subunit RPC6 isoform X3 yields the protein MADVKVKQEAVDPMGLESRILDLCQQFPQGITDQVIQNDMPHVEPQKRAMAINRLLSIGQLDLLRGTSGLLYRMKDTQTASKMKGSDNQEKLVYQIIEDAGNKGIWSRDIRYKSNLPLTEINKILKNMESKKLIKAVKSVAASKKKVYMLYNLQPDRSVTGGAWYSDQDFESEFVEVLNQQCFKFLQNKAEVARESKQSPMVQRNSSFASSHEVWKYICELGISKVELSMEDIETILNTLIYDGKVEMTIIAAKEDGAIQLVP from the exons ATGGCGGACGTGAAAGTGAAGCAAGAAGCTGTAGATCCTATGGGGCTGGAAAGCAG GATTTTAGATCTCTGCCAGCAGTTCCCACAAGGAATCACAGACCAGGTTATTCAGAATGACATGCCACACGTGGAACCGCAGAAGAGGGCGATGGCCATCAACAGACTTCTCTCAATA GGCCAGTTGGATCTGCTGAGGGGTACTTCTGGCCTCCTTTATCGAATGAAGGATACCCAGACTGCAAG CAAAATGAAGGGATCTGACAATCAGGAAAAACTGGTGTATCAAATCATCGAAGATGCTGGAAATAAAG gtATATGGAGCAGAGATATCCGATACAAGAGCAACCTCCCACTAACAGAGATCAACAAAATCCTCAAGAACATGGAGAGCAAAAAACTAATTAAAGCTGTCAAGTCTGTGGCT GCTTCGAAGAAAAAAGTATACATGCTGTATAACCTGCAGCCAGATCGCTCTGTGACGGGTGGAGCTTGGTACAGTGACCAGGACTTTGAGTCCGAGTTTGTAGAAGTGCTGAATCAGCAGTGTTTCAAATTCTTACAAAATAAG GCAGAGGTTGCTCGTGAGAGTAAACAAAGCCCTATGGTTCAAAGGAACAGTTCGTTTGCTTCATCTCATGAAGTCTGGAAATACATCTGTGAATTGGGTATCAGCAAG GTGGAACTCTCTATGGAAGACATTGAAACCATTCTGAACACGTTGATATATgatgggaaggtggagatgacTATCATAGCTGCAAAAGAAG atggagctatccaattagtcccatag
- the polr3f gene encoding DNA-directed RNA polymerase III subunit RPC6 isoform X2 has protein sequence MADVKVKQEAVDPMGLESRILDLCQQFPQGITDQVIQNDMPHVEPQKRAMAINRLLSIGQLDLLRGTSGLLYRMKDTQTASKMKGSDNQEKLVYQIIEDAGNKGIWSRDIRYKSNLPLTEINKILKNMESKKLIKAVKSVAASKKKVYMLYNLQPDRSVTGGAWYSDQDFESEFVEVLNQQCFKFLQNKAEVARESKQSPMVQRNSSFASSHEVWKYICELGISKVELSMEDIETILNTLIYDGKVEMTIIAAKEGTVGSVDGQMKLYRAVNPIIQPTGLMRTPCGMCPMELSN, from the exons ATGGCGGACGTGAAAGTGAAGCAAGAAGCTGTAGATCCTATGGGGCTGGAAAGCAG GATTTTAGATCTCTGCCAGCAGTTCCCACAAGGAATCACAGACCAGGTTATTCAGAATGACATGCCACACGTGGAACCGCAGAAGAGGGCGATGGCCATCAACAGACTTCTCTCAATA GGCCAGTTGGATCTGCTGAGGGGTACTTCTGGCCTCCTTTATCGAATGAAGGATACCCAGACTGCAAG CAAAATGAAGGGATCTGACAATCAGGAAAAACTGGTGTATCAAATCATCGAAGATGCTGGAAATAAAG gtATATGGAGCAGAGATATCCGATACAAGAGCAACCTCCCACTAACAGAGATCAACAAAATCCTCAAGAACATGGAGAGCAAAAAACTAATTAAAGCTGTCAAGTCTGTGGCT GCTTCGAAGAAAAAAGTATACATGCTGTATAACCTGCAGCCAGATCGCTCTGTGACGGGTGGAGCTTGGTACAGTGACCAGGACTTTGAGTCCGAGTTTGTAGAAGTGCTGAATCAGCAGTGTTTCAAATTCTTACAAAATAAG GCAGAGGTTGCTCGTGAGAGTAAACAAAGCCCTATGGTTCAAAGGAACAGTTCGTTTGCTTCATCTCATGAAGTCTGGAAATACATCTGTGAATTGGGTATCAGCAAG GTGGAACTCTCTATGGAAGACATTGAAACCATTCTGAACACGTTGATATATgatgggaaggtggagatgacTATCATAGCTGCAAAAGAAGGTACTGTCGGGAGCGTGGATGGACAAATGAAGCTGTATAGAGCAGTTAATCCCATCATCCAGCCCACCGGCCTGATGCGGACACCTTGTGGCATGTGCCCA atggagctatccaattag